The Betta splendens chromosome 7, fBetSpl5.4, whole genome shotgun sequence genome includes a window with the following:
- the dedd gene encoding death effector domain-containing protein, protein MTSQQPQFPNPVVPPQLAQNSSAQQDRPHIQGNQLDSSQSNAIAGPLEHRALTSRQGSSAVPTASGEVHNRNISRCTNSSSSRRDGCFEPWPEEAVDNSHGLYSLHRMFDIVGAQLTHRDVRVLSFLFVDVIDEYERGGIRNGRDFLLALERQGRCDETNFRHVLQLLRIITRHDLLPYVTLKKRQAVCPDPVDQYLEETSVRYISPRGTMQSNDTVHYRRTGPRPVICCSSSGPHVGPSRTKPAPPVSNRKRKRSHTSTDCREKETCDIRLRVRAEYCQHESALQGNVFSNKQEAVERQFERFNQANTILKSRDLGSIICDIKFSELTYLDAFWRDYINGSLLEALKGVFITDSLKQAVGHEAIKLLVNVDEEDYQAGRRKLLRNLVTSAGSPPGASKYTVS, encoded by the exons atgacatcacagcaacCACAGTTTCCAAATCCTGTTGTTCCTCCCCAGCTTGCCCAGAATTCCTCTGCTCAGCAGGACCGGCCTCACATTCAGGGTAATCAGCTGGACTCTAGTCAGAGCAATGCTATCGCTGGCCCTCTCGAACACAGAGCATTGACAAGCAGACAGGGGAGCTCCGCTGTGCCAACAGCCAGCGGAGAGGTGCACAACAGGAACATAAGCAGGTGCACCAACTCCAGCTCGTCAAGAAGGGACGGCTGCTTCGAACCGTGGCCTGAGGAAGCAGTGGACAACTCCCATGGGCTCTACTCCCTCCACCGCATGTTCGACATAGTTGGAGCCCAGTTAACGCATCGGGATGTCAGGGTCCTGTCATTTCTGTTTGTTGACGTTATTGACGAGTACGAGCGCGGTGGAATCAGGAATGGAAGGGATTTCCTTCTTGCATTGGAGCGCCAAGGTCGCTGCGATGAGACCAACTTCCGACATGTTCTTCAGCTTCTAAGGATCATCACCCGCCACGACCTGTTACCTTATGTCACACTCAAGAAACGGCAGGCTG TGTGCCCAGACCCAGTTGACCAGTACCTGGAGGAGACATCTGTGCGTTACATTTCACCCAGAGGAACAATGCAGAGCAACGACACAGTGCATTACAGGAGAACAG GTCCTCGTCCAGTCATTTGCTGTTCTTCGTCAGGACCCCATGTTGGCCCTTCCCGGACAAAGCCAGCTCCCCCTGTTTCAAACCGCAAACGGAAGAGAAGTCATACCTCAACTGACTGCAGAGAGAAGGAAACTTGTG ATATCCGTCTCCGTGTTCGTGCAGAATACTGCCAGCATGAGTCTGCACTTCAGGGCAATGTGTTCTCTAACAAGCAAGAAGCAGTGGAGCGACAGTTTGAGCGCTTCAACCAGGCTAACACTATTCTGAAATCCAGAGACTTGGGCTCAATCATCTGTGATATCAAGTTCTCTGAACTCACCTACTTGGATGCCTTCTGGAGGGACTACATCAACGGATCATTGCTAGAAGCTCTTAAAGGGGTCTTCATCACAGATTCCCTGAAACAGGCCGTGGGCCACGAGGCTATTAAGCTGTTGGTTAACGTTGATGAGGAGGACTACCAGGCCGGTCGACGCAAGCTGCTACGTAACCTGGTCACTAGCGCTGGGAGCCCCCCAGGAGCCAGCAAGTACACCGTATCTTAG
- the LOC114859310 gene encoding phospholipase A and acyltransferase 2-like: MDYQEQVDRIVSTASFGDLVEFSYPIGYSHWGVYVGDGHVIHFAVADQGQMLTTVRSALQHMFPVCGDLLLGETMIRRVPLAEVNVPKGVNATINNDRHDFTPSAPEDMRRRCDALLDQVFQYHLFNFNCEHFATFIRYGKAVCNQIPGRRKNKECLDTTLVFNDFVAFKANNEEFCG, from the exons ATGGATTATCAGGAGCAG GTTGATCGAATTGTGTCCACGGCGTCGTTTGGGGACTTAGTGGAGTTTTCCTACCCCATCGGATACTCGCACTGGGGCGTGTATGTTGGCGATGGACACGTTATTCATTTTGCTGTTGCAG ATCAGGGCCAGATGTTGACCACCGTACGCTCCGCCCTGCAGCACATGTTCCCCGTGTGTGGAGACTTGCTGCTCGGTGAAACCATGATACGGCGGGTGCCTCTCGCCGAGGTGAACGTGCCAAAGGGCGTCAACGCCACTATCAACAACGACCGCCACGATTTCACGCCGTCGGCCCCGGAGGACATGCGGCGCCGCTGCGATGCCCTCCTCGATCAGGTCTTCCAGTACCATCTCTTCAACTTCAACTGTGAGCACTTCGCCACGTTCATACGCTACGGAAAGGCCGTGTGCAACCAG ATTCCTGGGAGACGTAAGAACAAGGAGTGTTTGGACACGACTCTCGTCTTCAACGACTTTGTTGCCTTCAAGGCAAATAATGAGGAGTTTTGTGGATAA
- the efhd2 gene encoding EF-hand domain-containing protein D2, producing the protein MATDELSSKLSRRLQIEEGGEEPVAVDLHRPDDGADEKLSTANADSELGAKLLRRGELNEGHGEHVQPSAKVFNPYTEFKEFSRKQIKDMEKMFKTFDAGKDNYIDLMELKLMMEKLGAPQTHIGLKNMIKEVDEDLDNKLSFREFLLIFRKAAAGELSEDSGLSVLARLSEIDVSTEGVKGAKTFFEAKVQAISESNRFEAEIRQEQEAKKKQAEDQKQRRAAFKELQSAFK; encoded by the exons ATGGCCACAGACGAGCTGTCGTCCAAGCTCAGCCGCCGTCTCCAGATCGAGGAGGGCGGCGAGGAGCCTGTTGCTGTGGACCTCCACAGACCCGACGACGGCGCCGACGAGAAGCTGAGCACCGCCAACGCGGACTCGGAGCTGGGCGCCAAGCTGCTGCGGCGCGGCGAGCTGAACGAGGGCCACGGGGAGCACGTGCAGCCCAGCGCCAAGGTGTTCAACCCCTACACGGAGTTCAAGGAGTTCTCCCGCAAGCAGATCAAGGACATGGAGAAGATGTTCAAAAC GTTTGATGCGGGAAAAGACAACTACATCGAcctgatggagctgaagctgatgatGGAGAAGCTCGGCGCTCCACAAACGCACATTGGCCTGAAAAACATGATCAAGGAGGTGGACGAGGACCTGGACAACAAACTGAGCTTCAGAGAG TTCCTGCTCATATTCAGAAAGGCGGCAGCAGGAGAGCTCTCTGAGGACAGCGGCCTCAGCGTCCTCGCCCGCCTCTCTGAGATCGACGTCTCCACAGAAGGTGTTAAAGGAGCCAAGACCTTCTTTGAAGCCAAA GTCCAGGCTATTAGTGAGTCCAACCGGTTCGAAGCTGAGATCCGCCAAGAACAGGAGGCCAAAAAGAAGCAAGCTGAGGATCAGAAACAGAGACGAGCCGCGTTCAAGGAGCTGCAGTCGGCCTTTAAGTGA
- the LOC114859026 gene encoding troponin C, slow skeletal and cardiac muscles-like: MDDVYKAAVENLTEEQKNEFKAAFDIFIQDAEDGCISTKELGKVMRMLGQNPTPEELQEMIDEVDEDGSGTVDFDEFLVMMVRCMKEESKGKSEEELAELFRMFDKNGDGYIDLEELKTMLESTGETITEDDIEELMKDGDKNNDGKIDYDEFLEFMKGVE; the protein is encoded by the exons ATGGATGACGTGTATAAAGCAGCG GTGGAGAACctgacagaggagcagaaaaatG AATTCAAGGCCGCCTTTGATATCTTCATCCAGGATGCAGAAGACGGCTGCATCAGCACCAAAGAGCTGGGAAAAGTGATGAGGATGCTGGGACAGAACCCCaccccagaggagctgcaggagatgatCGATGAGGTGGATGAGGACG GGAGCGGCACAGTTGACTTCGATGAGTTCTTGGTTATGATGGTTCGCTGCATGAAGGAGGAGAGCAAAGGGAAGTCAGAAGAGGAGTTGGCCGAACTCTTTCGCATGTTTGACAA GAACGGAGACGGCTACatagatttggaggaactgaagaCCATGCTGGAGTCGACCGGAGAAACCATCACCGAGGACGACattgaggagctgatgaaggaCGGCGACAAGAACAACGATGGCAAAATTGACTACGACG AGTTCCTGGAGTTCATGAAAGGTGTTGAATAG
- the si:ch211-218o21.4 gene encoding actin-associated protein FAM107A, with translation MDPKLKSVQGSQTTSRSHNKLHKELLLAHKSGQVLSSRSELQQVLERRQRVQSVQNEEGQRRTPLEDVLLRRQQKQLEREKEEEEKVREEAQYLEYVKVRQNLRKIHAAMQNKAAST, from the exons ATGGACCCAAAGCTAAAGTCTGTTCAAGGCAGTCAAACCACCTCAAGAAGCCACAACAAGCTTCACAAGGAGCTGCTACTGGCCCACAAGAG TGGTCAAGTTCTGAGCAGCCGATCAGAACTTCAGCAGGTCCtggaaaggaggcagagggtgCAGAGCGTCCAGAATGAGGAGGGGCAGCGCAGGACGCCTCTGGAGGACGTGCTGCTCAGACgtcagcagaagcagctggag agagagaaggaagaagaggagaaggtaCGAGAGGAAGCTCAGTATCTGGAGTACGTTAAAGTCCGACAAAACCTGAGGAAGATCCACGCTGCGATGCAGAACAAGGCTGCCAGCACCTGA